A DNA window from Abditibacteriota bacterium contains the following coding sequences:
- a CDS encoding glycoside hydrolase family 127 protein has product MKLTILFGLTAALLAAAVLAAGAAEGGQGRERDPFLASKMKVKKYGAMTEADITAIRPMGRFADFLRTQIEGLTGHPEAHGAPFDTPGWNADHIYPDLPPEARWVHYEQTAYWCDGALRCAYLAGDSELAQRAEAPYRRFFAAEDAAGPEAIRTPATGWNRWPYAVFLRGAIPYLTKNPDPESLARLAAFFAGDTADYSDYRAICCLEPMLWVYEQTGDRRLLNRAQKAYDKSQNAGLDSSIARMLSDIPSHEHGVSHNEMCKMAAIMYDYTGNRTYLEAVEHEYQKLAKHSILVNGVISSSEAIAGKDALASNETCNVTDQMWALSKLLRASGKPEYADCIERICFNALPGCTLNDFRGLQYFSCPNQILADGHSNHNEMFRSHTWMSYRPTPGTECCSGNVHRAMPCYISCMWTEKEDGGVYAALYGASEYRAKNGAVITETTDYPFDETITFTVKAPAEFDLYLRVPGWCAAPALTVNGEARNAEKGSYFPVRVGDGDRVELRLPMEITLSRWPDNGVALERGPLVYSLAIETEWSDDPSDVRYSPDFPAQKAYPASPWNYALATDLPDFIGSIKVVKKDTRGMPWSPDTCPIELFAPARRVPGWKAVKRREVIGYFPVAGKPGLQPVKKTGDFTFTPPLPSAGVRAAGKKQKTETVRLIPYGAAKLRITIFPELSFDSPGTGAEAPEAARDDRIPYADIN; this is encoded by the coding sequence ATGAAGCTGACGATACTTTTCGGCCTGACGGCGGCTTTGCTGGCCGCCGCAGTCCTGGCAGCGGGAGCCGCCGAAGGCGGGCAGGGCCGAGAGCGCGACCCCTTTTTGGCATCAAAAATGAAAGTAAAGAAATACGGAGCCATGACCGAGGCGGACATCACCGCCATCCGCCCCATGGGGCGCTTTGCCGATTTTCTCCGGACTCAGATCGAGGGGCTGACGGGCCATCCCGAGGCCCACGGCGCCCCCTTTGACACTCCGGGCTGGAACGCGGACCACATTTATCCCGACCTTCCGCCCGAAGCCCGCTGGGTCCACTATGAGCAAACCGCCTATTGGTGCGACGGCGCCCTGCGCTGCGCCTATCTGGCGGGAGACAGTGAGCTGGCCCAAAGGGCGGAAGCGCCCTACAGACGGTTTTTCGCAGCCGAAGACGCTGCGGGACCGGAGGCCATCCGGACCCCCGCCACAGGCTGGAACAGATGGCCTTACGCCGTGTTCCTTCGGGGCGCGATACCCTATCTGACCAAAAATCCCGATCCGGAAAGCCTGGCCAGGCTGGCCGCATTTTTTGCGGGGGACACAGCCGATTATTCCGATTACCGGGCCATATGCTGCCTGGAGCCCATGCTCTGGGTGTATGAGCAGACCGGGGACCGCCGCCTTTTGAACAGGGCCCAAAAGGCCTATGACAAGTCTCAGAATGCCGGTCTGGACAGCAGCATCGCCAGGATGCTGTCGGACATACCCAGCCACGAGCACGGGGTCTCCCACAACGAAATGTGCAAGATGGCCGCCATCATGTATGACTACACAGGCAACAGGACTTATCTGGAGGCTGTGGAGCATGAGTATCAAAAGCTGGCAAAGCACAGCATACTGGTCAACGGAGTCATCTCGTCTTCGGAGGCCATAGCGGGAAAAGACGCTCTGGCCAGCAACGAGACCTGCAACGTCACCGACCAGATGTGGGCCCTCTCCAAGCTGCTGAGAGCCTCGGGCAAGCCGGAATATGCCGACTGCATCGAAAGGATCTGCTTCAACGCCCTTCCCGGCTGCACTCTGAACGACTTCAGGGGACTGCAGTATTTTTCCTGCCCCAACCAGATACTGGCCGACGGCCACAGCAATCACAACGAAATGTTCAGGAGCCACACCTGGATGAGCTACCGTCCCACTCCCGGCACGGAATGCTGCTCGGGCAACGTGCACCGGGCCATGCCCTGCTATATTTCCTGCATGTGGACGGAAAAGGAGGACGGCGGCGTGTACGCAGCCCTCTACGGCGCTTCGGAATACAGGGCCAAAAACGGCGCGGTGATCACTGAGACTACGGATTATCCCTTTGACGAAACCATCACCTTTACCGTGAAGGCCCCCGCAGAGTTTGACCTGTATCTCAGGGTCCCCGGCTGGTGCGCAGCCCCCGCCCTGACGGTCAACGGAGAAGCCCGCAACGCCGAAAAAGGCAGCTACTTCCCCGTGAGAGTCGGAGACGGTGACAGAGTAGAGCTGCGCCTGCCCATGGAGATCACCCTCTCCCGGTGGCCCGACAACGGAGTGGCCCTCGAAAGAGGCCCCCTGGTGTATTCCCTGGCCATAGAGACCGAGTGGAGCGATGACCCCTCCGACGTGAGATACAGCCCCGATTTCCCTGCGCAGAAGGCCTATCCCGCAAGCCCCTGGAATTACGCCCTTGCCACGGACCTGCCGGACTTCATTGGCAGCATAAAGGTGGTGAAAAAGGACACCCGGGGCATGCCCTGGAGCCCTGACACCTGCCCCATAGAGCTCTTCGCTCCCGCCAGGCGGGTCCCCGGGTGGAAGGCCGTCAAGCGCAGGGAGGTCATCGGTTATTTCCCGGTGGCAGGCAAGCCGGGACTGCAGCCCGTAAAGAAAACCGGCGATTTTACCTTTACGCCTCCCCTGCCCTCTGCCGGGGTCAGAGCGGCCGGCAAAAAGCAAAAGACCGAGACCGTGAGGCTCATCCCCTACGGAGCGGCCAAGCTGAGGATCACCATATTTCCGGAGCTTTCATTTGACAGCCCCGGGACCGGCGCGGAAGCCCCGGAGGCGGCCCGGGACGACCGGATACCTTACGCGGATATCAATTGA
- a CDS encoding carboxylesterase/lipase family protein, with amino-acid sequence MSIYIIFFLILAALPLRAAVRCRTGIYSGCEEDGVLCFRGIPYAQSPVGSLRFRPAEPLAPGNRSYDAVRCGDASLQPAPTPNRQSEDCLWLNLWTSKNAHHSPKPVMVFVHGGAFVTDSAAMDIYSCAGLAKSFPDMVFVSVEYRLGLLGFGDFRSLEGLAGEACPVPGISDVICALTWIRDNAEAFGGDPDRVTLFGQSAGAVIISLLPLFSEARPLFRRMILQSGSPSLVMTPEKAAAALSSFMRQTGCGSREDLERLPDEAFRTFAECAPVLGCGALPDTIGEIYARAAEPACTDKDLMTGTNTDEMDYFVMLMGRDRGRRLQEKAHARRLALLPPELRRRAEAVYSPERFPDPAEAACRFAGDALFHIPARTLLQARPGGRSYLYSFRIPSGKPGVRACHAVELSYVFGTSRYGYGGRDMDMGISRRMQELWTSFARCGRPVSQSLEAPEYASGRLLAIDPEGLRTEKAAPVPEGPEALAFVPILDAGLM; translated from the coding sequence ATGAGTATATATATAATATTTTTCCTTATCCTTGCCGCCCTCCCCCTGAGGGCGGCGGTCCGCTGCAGGACCGGTATCTATTCCGGCTGCGAAGAGGACGGCGTCCTGTGCTTCAGGGGCATCCCCTACGCCCAGAGCCCCGTGGGCAGTCTGAGGTTCCGCCCGGCGGAGCCCCTTGCCCCCGGCAACCGGTCCTATGACGCGGTCCGCTGCGGCGACGCCAGCCTGCAGCCCGCACCCACCCCCAACAGACAGAGCGAGGACTGCCTGTGGCTCAACCTGTGGACCTCCAAAAACGCTCACCATAGCCCCAAGCCCGTCATGGTCTTTGTCCACGGCGGGGCCTTTGTGACGGATTCGGCAGCCATGGACATCTACAGCTGCGCGGGGCTGGCAAAGAGCTTTCCGGACATGGTGTTCGTCTCGGTGGAATACAGACTGGGTCTGCTGGGCTTCGGCGACTTTCGCTCACTGGAAGGCCTCGCGGGAGAAGCCTGCCCGGTGCCCGGCATCTCCGACGTCATATGCGCTCTGACATGGATCAGGGACAACGCAGAGGCCTTCGGAGGCGACCCGGACCGGGTCACCCTCTTCGGCCAGTCCGCCGGAGCGGTGATCATCAGCCTGCTGCCCCTGTTTTCCGAAGCCCGGCCCCTGTTCCGCAGGATGATCCTCCAGAGCGGCTCCCCCTCCCTGGTCATGACCCCGGAAAAGGCCGCAGCAGCCCTGAGCAGCTTCATGCGGCAGACAGGCTGCGGCAGCCGGGAGGACCTGGAGCGGCTGCCGGATGAGGCCTTCCGGACCTTCGCCGAGTGCGCCCCCGTCCTGGGCTGCGGAGCTCTGCCCGATACCATAGGCGAGATCTACGCCCGGGCGGCGGAGCCCGCCTGCACGGACAAAGACCTTATGACCGGCACCAATACAGACGAGATGGACTACTTCGTCATGCTCATGGGCAGGGACCGGGGGCGCCGGCTGCAGGAAAAAGCCCACGCCCGCAGGCTGGCCCTGCTGCCCCCGGAGCTGAGGCGGCGGGCGGAGGCGGTCTATTCCCCGGAGCGTTTTCCCGACCCCGCAGAGGCAGCCTGCCGCTTCGCCGGCGACGCCCTGTTTCACATCCCAGCCCGGACCCTGCTGCAGGCCCGGCCCGGAGGGCGCAGCTATCTCTATTCCTTCCGCATCCCCTCGGGCAAGCCGGGCGTCAGAGCCTGCCACGCCGTGGAGCTGTCCTACGTCTTCGGCACCTCCCGCTACGGCTACGGGGGCAGGGATATGGATATGGGCATATCCCGCAGGATGCAGGAGCTGTGGACCTCCTTTGCCCGATGCGGCAGGCCCGTCTCCCAAAGCCTGGAGGCCCCGGAATACGCTTCCGGCAGGCTGCTGGCCATAGACCCGGAGGGACTGCGGACAGAAAAGGCGGCCCCCGTCCCGGAGGGACCGGAAGCTCTGGCCTTTGTCCCGATTCTGGACGCGGGCCTCATGTGA
- a CDS encoding NAD-dependent malic enzyme: MNKRTPTPGNSIAVVIRYPQNSSALSEIVRVIEQNNGSLGPIDIVESERVTVTREFAVNLVSPDDAEPLVNALKEIKDAEVIEGWDRVFQMHYGGKIDVVSKAPLQDFDDLSMAYTPGVARVCKAIEAEPEKAFDFTIRQNTVAVITDGTAVLGLGNIGAVAGLPVMEGKAVLFKEFAGVNAFPVCVNTTDPEELVKICAAISGTFGGINLEDISSPRCFMVERELQKLVDIPVFHDDQHGTATVATAAFINAIKVSGKDPKNMRMVVSGAGASALACTRAISDMGIGDVVLCDRKGAIYDGRPGIEKDEPKLWASKKFNKENLKGSLKEVIKGADMFLGLSAPNMLTGEDIRTMNDKPIVFAMANPTPEVWPEECYGYASVVATGRSDYPNQINNVLCFPGLFRGLLEAGAKQVTREMQAAAAKAIASCVEEPTAENIMPSAFDPHVAESVCEAVKECALDEKAAKTPIFFDFSI; the protein is encoded by the coding sequence ATGAATAAGAGAACCCCTACCCCCGGCAACAGCATAGCCGTAGTGATCAGGTACCCCCAGAACAGCAGCGCGCTGTCGGAGATCGTCAGAGTCATCGAACAGAACAACGGCTCCCTGGGTCCCATCGACATAGTGGAATCCGAAAGAGTGACCGTCACCAGAGAGTTTGCCGTCAACCTGGTGAGCCCCGATGACGCTGAGCCTCTGGTCAACGCTCTCAAAGAGATCAAAGACGCGGAGGTCATTGAAGGCTGGGACAGAGTATTCCAGATGCATTACGGAGGCAAGATCGACGTGGTCAGCAAGGCGCCTCTCCAGGACTTTGACGACCTGTCCATGGCCTACACTCCCGGCGTAGCCAGAGTGTGCAAGGCCATCGAAGCCGAGCCGGAAAAGGCCTTTGACTTCACCATCCGCCAGAACACCGTGGCCGTGATCACCGACGGCACCGCCGTACTGGGCCTGGGCAACATAGGCGCCGTGGCCGGGCTGCCCGTCATGGAAGGCAAGGCCGTCCTCTTCAAGGAATTTGCCGGCGTCAACGCTTTTCCCGTGTGCGTCAACACCACCGACCCCGAAGAGCTGGTGAAGATCTGCGCCGCCATCAGCGGCACCTTCGGCGGAATCAACCTGGAAGACATATCCTCCCCCCGCTGCTTCATGGTGGAGAGAGAGCTGCAGAAGCTGGTGGACATCCCCGTATTCCACGATGACCAGCACGGCACCGCCACCGTAGCCACCGCCGCCTTTATCAACGCCATCAAGGTCAGCGGCAAGGATCCCAAAAACATGCGCATGGTGGTGTCCGGAGCCGGAGCCTCCGCCCTGGCCTGCACCAGAGCCATCAGCGACATGGGCATCGGAGACGTGGTGCTCTGCGACCGCAAGGGCGCCATATATGACGGACGCCCCGGCATAGAGAAGGACGAGCCCAAGCTGTGGGCCTCCAAAAAGTTCAACAAGGAAAATCTCAAGGGCTCCCTCAAGGAAGTCATAAAGGGCGCCGACATGTTCCTGGGTCTCTCGGCCCCCAACATGCTCACCGGCGAGGATATCCGCACCATGAACGACAAGCCTATCGTGTTCGCCATGGCCAACCCCACTCCCGAGGTATGGCCCGAGGAATGCTACGGCTATGCCTCCGTGGTAGCCACCGGACGCAGCGATTATCCCAACCAGATCAACAACGTGCTCTGCTTCCCCGGCCTCTTCAGGGGTCTCCTGGAAGCCGGCGCCAAGCAGGTCACCAGAGAGATGCAGGCCGCGGCGGCCAAGGCCATCGCCTCCTGCGTGGAAGAGCCCACTGCCGAGAACATTATGCCCAGCGCCTTTGACCCTCACGTGGCCGAATCCGTATGCGAGGCTGTGAAGGAGTGCGCTCTGGATGAAAAGGCAGCCAAAACGCCTATCTTCTTCGATTTCAGCATCTAA
- the rpmG gene encoding 50S ribosomal protein L33 encodes MAKKSSGDVRIVINLACDECKRKNYTTTKNKRNDPNRLELKKYCKWCKKVTNHRESK; translated from the coding sequence ATGGCAAAGAAATCCAGCGGTGACGTCAGAATAGTCATCAATCTCGCTTGCGACGAATGCAAGAGAAAGAATTATACCACCACCAAGAACAAGAGAAACGATCCCAACAGACTGGAGCTCAAGAAGTACTGCAAGTGGTGCAAGAAGGTCACCAATCATCGGGAAAGCAAATAA
- the secE gene encoding preprotein translocase subunit SecE, with amino-acid sequence MKRLGKFLKESYTETRFKTTWPTKDELKHLTAVVLMAVILSGLYFGGLDAIYGVIIRKIAHL; translated from the coding sequence ATGAAAAGGCTCGGCAAGTTTCTGAAGGAATCATACACCGAAACCAGATTCAAAACCACCTGGCCCACAAAAGATGAGCTGAAGCACCTGACTGCGGTCGTCCTCATGGCGGTCATCCTGTCCGGTCTGTATTTCGGCGGTCTGGACGCCATCTACGGTGTGATCATCAGAAAGATAGCCCATCTCTAG
- the rplK gene encoding 50S ribosomal protein L11 produces the protein MAKKIAGIVKLQLAAGKATPAPPVGPALSPYGINMMEFIKSYNEKTASMMGDTIPVVITIYEDRTYTYITKTPPAAVMLKKAAGIEKASGEPNKTKAGSITRAQLRELAEKKLPDLNTDDVEAAMNTLAGTARSAGITITD, from the coding sequence ATGGCAAAGAAGATCGCCGGCATAGTCAAGCTCCAGCTTGCCGCCGGAAAAGCAACCCCTGCCCCGCCGGTAGGACCCGCTCTGTCACCCTATGGGATCAACATGATGGAGTTCATCAAGAGCTACAACGAAAAGACAGCTTCCATGATGGGCGACACCATCCCCGTGGTCATCACCATCTATGAAGACAGGACCTATACCTATATCACCAAGACTCCCCCTGCCGCCGTCATGCTCAAGAAGGCTGCCGGCATAGAAAAGGCCTCGGGCGAGCCCAACAAGACCAAAGCCGGCTCCATCACCAGAGCCCAGCTCAGAGAGCTGGCCGAGAAGAAGCTGCCGGACCTCAACACCGACGACGTGGAAGCCGCCATGAACACCCTGGCGGGCACCGCGAGAAGCGCCGGCATCACCATCACAGACTGA
- a CDS encoding 50S ribosomal protein L1, with product MALKGKRYQQAADTVGKNAPLPPLEALELVKKAATAKFDETIDVAIKLGVDPRQGDQMVRGTANLPFGTGKIRKVAVITKGDKVQEALDAGADTVGGEELVKEIQGGWMDFEVLLATPDVMALVGKLGSILRAKMPSKKAGTVAPNIGEVVKEIKTASRVEYRVEKAGIIHAPIGKASFTAEQLTENLLTLVGALIKAKPASAKGKYIISIFASSTMGPSVSIDTNEAAKQAKK from the coding sequence ATGGCATTAAAAGGAAAAAGATATCAGCAAGCTGCCGACACCGTAGGCAAGAATGCCCCCCTGCCTCCCCTGGAGGCCCTGGAATTGGTAAAAAAGGCCGCCACGGCCAAGTTTGACGAGACCATAGACGTAGCCATCAAGTTGGGCGTTGACCCGAGACAGGGCGACCAGATGGTCAGAGGCACCGCCAATCTGCCCTTCGGCACCGGCAAGATCCGCAAGGTAGCCGTCATCACCAAGGGCGACAAGGTCCAGGAAGCTCTGGACGCCGGCGCCGACACCGTAGGCGGCGAAGAGCTGGTCAAGGAGATCCAGGGCGGCTGGATGGACTTCGAAGTCCTGCTGGCTACCCCCGACGTCATGGCCCTGGTAGGCAAGCTGGGCTCCATCCTGAGAGCCAAGATGCCCTCCAAGAAGGCCGGCACCGTAGCCCCCAACATCGGCGAAGTGGTCAAGGAGATCAAGACCGCCAGCCGTGTGGAATACAGAGTGGAAAAGGCGGGCATCATCCATGCCCCCATCGGCAAGGCTTCCTTTACCGCCGAGCAGCTGACCGAGAACCTGCTCACCCTGGTGGGCGCTCTCATCAAGGCCAAGCCTGCCAGCGCCAAGGGCAAGTATATAATCAGCATATTCGCGTCTTCCACTATGGGACCCAGCGTCTCCATAGACACCAACGAAGCCGCCAAGCAGGCAAAGAAATAA
- a CDS encoding 50S ribosomal protein L10, whose translation MKDFSRTPRPEKVEAVNNIREILENNSVILTDFNGIDVEGMASIRKKLRETGGTYKVVKNTLLTIAATGTDAEAAVKDLAGSTAIAYSPDDPVALAKALSEFTKGPKPVVIKCGYVEGAVLDSDQVTELSKIPSRLELIASIIGGVEAPLSGIVGTLNSMLGDVVWTLEAIIDKKESA comes from the coding sequence ATGAAGGACTTCTCAAGAACACCGCGTCCCGAAAAGGTGGAGGCAGTCAACAATATCAGAGAGATACTCGAAAACAACTCTGTCATCCTGACTGACTTCAACGGTATCGACGTGGAGGGAATGGCTTCTATCAGGAAGAAGCTCAGGGAAACGGGCGGCACCTACAAGGTAGTCAAGAACACCCTGCTCACCATCGCTGCCACCGGCACCGATGCCGAAGCTGCCGTCAAGGACCTGGCCGGCTCCACAGCCATAGCCTATTCTCCCGACGATCCCGTGGCCCTGGCCAAAGCTCTCTCGGAGTTTACCAAGGGACCCAAGCCCGTAGTCATCAAATGCGGGTACGTGGAAGGTGCCGTACTTGACAGCGATCAGGTCACAGAGCTGAGCAAGATCCCGTCCAGGCTGGAGCTTATCGCTTCCATCATCGGCGGAGTCGAGGCTCCTCTGTCCGGTATCGTGGGCACCCTGAACTCCATGCTGGGAGACGTGGTGTGGACTCTCGAGGCGATCATAGACAAAAAAGAAAGCGCATAA
- the rplL gene encoding 50S ribosomal protein L7/L12, which yields MANIAEIVDIIKGMTALELKELKDALQEEFGVTAAAPVVAVAGGAAAPAEEAEEKTSFDVLLASVGDKKINVIKVVREVTGLGLKEAKEVVDGAPKNVKEGVTKEEAEEIKGKLEEAGATVELK from the coding sequence ATGGCAAACATTGCTGAAATAGTTGACATCATCAAAGGAATGACCGCTCTGGAGCTCAAGGAGCTCAAGGATGCTCTGCAGGAAGAGTTCGGCGTCACCGCCGCTGCTCCCGTAGTAGCCGTAGCCGGCGGAGCTGCCGCTCCCGCCGAGGAAGCCGAGGAAAAGACCAGCTTTGACGTACTGCTGGCCAGCGTAGGCGACAAGAAGATCAACGTGATCAAGGTCGTCCGCGAAGTGACCGGTCTGGGTCTGAAGGAAGCCAAGGAAGTGGTCGACGGCGCTCCCAAGAACGTCAAGGAAGGCGTGACCAAGGAAGAAGCCGAAGAGATCAAGGGCAAGCTGGAAGAAGCCGGCGCTACCGTCGAATTAAAGTAA